Proteins co-encoded in one Anaerolineales bacterium genomic window:
- a CDS encoding ketopantoate reductase family protein gives MKILVFGAGPLGSFFSARLLEAGHEVALLARGQRLTDLRQHGLVLVDTESGKESVSRPRIVERLEPEDAYDLVMVVMRKNRALEILPALAANTRTPNILFLMNNAAGPDALVQALGAQRVMMGFPMAAGYRRGYKIHYLFGGKPDKPVKIPLGEADGSIRPRTRDIAAVFDGMPGFAGEIRTDMDAWLKTHVALLMPSLAPAMRAAGRDNVRMGRTRDAVVLAVRAMREGFAVVRKLGYPVVPAGIRQMELLPEPLLVWYLQRMLPHPRMRTAMLEHADAAQDEIRHLAGEFDELIQKAGVPTPVIDGLRKYFDPDTPPLPDGSAEIPLDWRFLYTVAGIVVLGAVVLLGLWLL, from the coding sequence ATGAAAATCCTAGTTTTTGGTGCAGGCCCCTTGGGAAGCTTCTTTTCCGCGCGATTGCTGGAAGCCGGGCACGAGGTCGCCCTGCTGGCGCGCGGCCAACGGCTGACGGATTTGCGGCAGCACGGGCTGGTTCTGGTCGATACGGAATCCGGAAAAGAGTCGGTCAGCCGGCCGCGGATCGTCGAACGGCTCGAACCGGAGGACGCCTACGATCTGGTGATGGTGGTGATGCGCAAGAACCGTGCGCTGGAGATACTTCCCGCGCTGGCCGCGAACACGCGCACGCCGAACATCCTGTTCCTGATGAACAACGCCGCCGGCCCGGATGCGCTGGTTCAAGCGCTCGGTGCGCAACGGGTAATGATGGGCTTCCCGATGGCGGCCGGCTACCGCCGGGGGTACAAGATCCATTACCTGTTCGGCGGAAAGCCGGACAAGCCGGTGAAGATCCCGCTCGGCGAGGCGGACGGCAGCATTCGTCCGCGGACTCGCGACATCGCTGCGGTGTTCGACGGAATGCCGGGCTTTGCCGGCGAGATCCGCACCGACATGGACGCTTGGCTCAAGACGCACGTCGCGCTGCTGATGCCTTCGCTCGCTCCGGCGATGCGCGCGGCCGGCCGCGATAACGTGCGCATGGGGCGCACGCGCGACGCGGTCGTCCTGGCGGTCCGCGCCATGCGCGAGGGGTTCGCCGTGGTGCGCAAGCTGGGGTATCCCGTCGTTCCCGCCGGCATCCGGCAGATGGAATTGCTGCCCGAACCCTTGCTCGTTTGGTACCTGCAGCGGATGCTCCCCCATCCGCGGATGCGGACCGCGATGCTCGAGCATGCCGACGCAGCCCAGGACGAGATCCGCCACCTGGCCGGGGAGTTCGACGAATTAATCCAGAAGGCGGGCGTCCCGACTCCGGTTATCGACGGGTTGAGGAAATATTTTGATCCCGACACCCCGCCGCTCCCGGACGGCAGCGCCGAGATTCCGCTGGACTGGCGATTCTTGTACACCGTCGCCGGGATTGTGGTCCTCGGAGCGGTCGTCCTTCTTGGTTTGTGGCTGCTGTAA
- a CDS encoding class I SAM-dependent methyltransferase: MSQKMHVTLSDVPKTLLLPLWGRARESRKPDPLLVDKKALEIIDGVDFDFSSLAGNITELSQAGWIMRSLSIDRAVRKLLAVHPQATIVDLGCGLDTTFDRVDNGLLRWFDLDLPEVIALRKQFIPETARRKALAASFLEKGWRKEIRPSSKVLFLAAGLFYFFREEEIKGFLRDLADEFPGGEILFDAVSPLGVKTANRMVVRRAGMDERSFLTWGLEKPERILSWDDRFTFLKSTFYFGEKRLPLRVRIQGFFSDLLKIQYMVHLGWA; encoded by the coding sequence ATGTCCCAGAAAATGCACGTGACGCTGAGCGACGTTCCCAAGACTCTGCTCCTGCCCTTGTGGGGCCGGGCACGCGAATCCCGCAAACCCGATCCGCTGCTGGTCGACAAAAAAGCGCTGGAGATCATCGACGGCGTGGATTTCGATTTTTCCTCGCTTGCGGGGAACATCACCGAACTCAGCCAAGCCGGATGGATCATGCGCAGCTTGTCCATCGACCGTGCGGTCCGGAAGTTGCTCGCAGTCCATCCGCAAGCCACGATCGTCGACCTCGGCTGCGGACTCGACACCACCTTCGACCGGGTGGACAACGGGCTGCTCCGCTGGTTCGATCTGGATCTGCCGGAAGTCATCGCGCTGCGGAAGCAATTCATTCCCGAAACCGCGCGACGCAAGGCCCTCGCCGCCTCCTTCCTGGAGAAGGGCTGGCGGAAGGAGATCCGGCCGTCGAGCAAAGTGCTGTTCCTCGCCGCGGGCCTCTTCTATTTTTTCCGCGAAGAGGAGATCAAGGGCTTCCTCCGGGATCTGGCGGACGAATTCCCCGGCGGAGAGATCCTCTTCGACGCGGTCTCCCCGCTGGGGGTGAAAACCGCCAACCGGATGGTCGTCCGTCGGGCGGGGATGGACGAGCGCTCCTTCCTCACCTGGGGATTGGAGAAACCGGAGCGGATCCTCTCCTGGGACGACCGTTTCACCTTCCTCAAGTCGACCTTCTACTTCGGCGAGAAGCGATTGCCTCTGCGGGTGCGAATCCAGGGCTTCTTCTCGGACCTGCTGAAGATCCAATACATGGTCCATCTCGGCTGGGCGTAA
- a CDS encoding SAM-dependent methyltransferase: MHQKRIETKISRTAELCCLCRAVSALEKDPLFRSGDRIAVSILPDFMRALVRIPGAGRLLVRAITARGIYEYIIARTKYIDAAFRVALAGGVDQILIIGAGYDTRAVRFREESGRTKFFELDAPITLQSKIDQYRQRRIATPPNLVFVPINFDKESIPEKLAQARFRRGVKTLFLIEGVLEYLQPESVDRTFRTIRDVAGAGSEIVFNYAYASVIRGEGQLYGEKGALQTLSSVGEAWHFGIEKGAIGSFLAKYGCEILDHRDTRELEELFFKDPSGRIVARINGTHCLVRAGIASPLRIA, translated from the coding sequence ATGCATCAGAAACGGATTGAAACGAAAATCTCGCGGACGGCGGAACTTTGCTGCCTGTGCCGGGCGGTATCCGCGCTGGAGAAAGACCCCCTCTTCCGGAGCGGCGACCGGATCGCGGTGTCGATCCTGCCGGACTTCATGCGGGCTTTGGTCCGCATTCCCGGCGCCGGAAGGCTGCTGGTCCGCGCGATCACGGCCCGCGGGATCTATGAATACATCATCGCCCGGACCAAGTACATCGACGCCGCCTTCCGGGTAGCCCTCGCGGGCGGGGTGGATCAGATTCTGATCATCGGCGCGGGGTACGACACGCGGGCGGTCCGCTTCCGGGAAGAATCCGGCCGGACTAAGTTTTTCGAACTGGATGCGCCGATCACGCTCCAATCCAAGATCGACCAATATCGCCAACGCCGGATCGCAACGCCGCCCAATCTGGTGTTCGTGCCGATCAATTTCGACAAGGAATCCATTCCCGAAAAACTCGCGCAGGCCAGGTTCCGCCGCGGGGTAAAGACCCTCTTCCTTATTGAAGGCGTGCTGGAATATCTTCAGCCCGAATCGGTGGACCGGACATTCCGGACGATCCGGGATGTCGCCGGAGCGGGAAGCGAAATCGTCTTCAACTATGCCTATGCCTCGGTCATTCGCGGCGAAGGCCAGCTTTACGGCGAGAAGGGCGCACTGCAGACCCTCTCGAGCGTCGGGGAAGCGTGGCATTTCGGGATCGAAAAGGGGGCGATCGGTTCTTTCCTGGCGAAGTACGGATGTGAAATACTCGACCACCGGGATACGCGGGAATTGGAGGAATTGTTTTTCAAGGATCCCTCCGGACGGATCGTCGCCCGGATAAACGGTACGCATTGCCTGGTGCGGGCGGGAATCGCTTCTCCGCTGCGGATTGCCTGA
- a CDS encoding isoprenylcysteine carboxylmethyltransferase family protein, with protein MRFEFTQVFLLVWIIAFWIFYLLTYGKYEEKHERSTRAQYGVRSKWAPFFGLAFLGWTLVMLVYFFHPASATWLWRFSALDREPVKWAGVFLMCIAFLLNILFTLSIGKSIRDALATGGKAQLITTGVYRLVRHPGYAAFFLVGLGCFLILPNVIVLGLLLYTCIAIHGQTLEEEEKLVKMYGESYEQYRRKTGRYWPRAPRSTGRPDPAEQIPG; from the coding sequence ATGCGGTTTGAATTTACGCAAGTCTTTCTGCTGGTCTGGATAATCGCCTTCTGGATCTTCTACCTTCTGACCTACGGGAAGTACGAAGAAAAACACGAACGATCCACCCGGGCGCAATACGGGGTGCGCTCCAAATGGGCGCCGTTTTTCGGCTTGGCCTTCCTGGGATGGACTCTGGTTATGCTCGTATATTTCTTCCACCCTGCCAGCGCAACTTGGCTATGGAGATTTTCCGCGCTCGATCGGGAGCCGGTAAAATGGGCCGGCGTCTTCCTAATGTGCATCGCCTTTCTGCTGAACATCCTCTTTACGCTGTCGATCGGGAAATCCATACGCGACGCGCTCGCCACGGGCGGGAAGGCGCAATTGATCACCACCGGAGTGTACCGGCTGGTCCGCCATCCCGGGTATGCGGCGTTTTTTCTCGTCGGGCTCGGATGCTTTCTGATCCTCCCCAACGTGATCGTCTTGGGGTTGCTGCTCTATACCTGTATTGCAATTCACGGACAGACCCTGGAGGAAGAGGAGAAACTGGTGAAGATGTACGGAGAATCCTACGAGCAGTATCGGCGGAAAACGGGGCGTTACTGGCCAAGGGCGCCGCGGTCGACGGGCCGCCCGGATCCGGCCGAGCAAATCCCCGGATAA
- the feoB gene encoding ferrous iron transport protein B has product MRNRQHHGQFLNFSRFFHRRRTAPCGKTDADSGSQQVRLADLHAGDHGSVVDLHGGMEFIARMTALGFTPGAEVEVAQNDGRGPLLSVIRGTRIALGRGAAFRITVKYLPRSPSPEPHPEAIPPKHVRPSDQVVVAIAGQPNSGKSTVFNLLTGLSQHVGNWPGKTIEQKRGTHRTESRTLELVDLPGTYSLSAHSPEECVARDFIVREQPDLVVAVVNAATLERHLYLLSELLVLPVPVVLGLNMMDVAEAQGLQIDVRALEQALGLPVIPMVASRNQGIRELVTAIEQLLDKPDTFQPVRPAIRADHQSVLEEVHRLTAGSVPEPYPPDWAALKLLEGDSEITEVLHSRLAPADWEAVQAVLMAHEDAVVAIAGGRYAWIGKILRAAVKKPRAGQITLTEKMDRLAIHPVGGFLILLGILGAAFGLTFSIGVPLQEALDLHIVQAVSDWAHTALAGAPWWLRGLLVDGAWAGAGMVLTFAPVLAVFFAILGFLEDTGYMARAAYVTDRFMHAMGLHGKSFLPLCLSLGCNVPGVLCARIIDSHRARILTILLVPFVPCTARLAVLAVLAPLFFGESAVWAALAVLGINLAVLIGTGYALHKLVLGGEHTAFIMELPLYHWPNSRTIGLYIWQHLREFLAKAGTVIVAVSMIIWGISYLPGGDFQSGYLSTFGEWLTPVGRLMGLEWRMVVALLTSVVAKENTLAALSVLYQIHDTTGGLSAALSGAITPAAGLAFLVVQMTFIPCIATLAAIKQETRSWKWTFFSVALMTIVSLVAGALVYRIGLLF; this is encoded by the coding sequence ATGCGCAATCGTCAACATCACGGCCAATTTTTAAATTTTTCGCGCTTTTTCCACAGGAGAAGAACCGCCCCCTGCGGAAAAACAGACGCCGATTCCGGAAGCCAGCAGGTCCGGCTCGCCGACCTGCATGCGGGAGATCACGGTTCGGTCGTAGATTTGCATGGGGGGATGGAGTTCATCGCCCGGATGACGGCGCTGGGCTTTACGCCCGGCGCGGAGGTGGAGGTTGCCCAGAATGACGGACGCGGACCGCTGCTGTCGGTGATCCGCGGCACACGAATCGCGCTGGGAAGAGGCGCGGCCTTCCGGATCACGGTAAAGTACCTTCCGCGCAGCCCGTCTCCGGAACCGCATCCCGAAGCAATTCCTCCGAAACACGTCCGTCCGTCCGACCAGGTGGTGGTCGCAATTGCCGGCCAGCCCAACTCCGGCAAATCCACGGTGTTCAACCTGCTCACCGGCCTCTCGCAGCACGTCGGCAACTGGCCGGGAAAAACGATCGAACAGAAGCGCGGCACCCACCGCACCGAATCGCGGACCCTCGAGTTGGTCGACCTTCCGGGTACCTACAGCCTTTCCGCCCATTCGCCGGAGGAATGCGTCGCCCGCGATTTCATCGTCCGCGAGCAGCCGGATCTAGTGGTCGCGGTGGTCAACGCCGCCACCCTGGAGCGCCACCTCTACCTGCTGAGCGAGCTGCTCGTACTTCCCGTGCCCGTGGTGTTGGGGCTGAACATGATGGATGTGGCCGAGGCGCAGGGTTTGCAGATCGACGTCCGCGCCCTGGAGCAAGCCCTGGGGTTGCCCGTCATTCCCATGGTGGCGAGCCGGAATCAGGGCATCCGGGAACTGGTTACGGCCATCGAACAACTGCTGGATAAGCCGGATACCTTCCAGCCGGTCCGGCCCGCCATCCGCGCCGATCATCAATCGGTGTTGGAGGAAGTCCACCGCCTGACAGCCGGCTCGGTTCCGGAACCGTACCCGCCGGACTGGGCGGCCTTGAAACTGTTGGAAGGCGATTCGGAAATCACGGAGGTACTGCACTCCCGCCTGGCGCCGGCGGATTGGGAGGCGGTGCAGGCCGTCTTGATGGCCCACGAGGATGCGGTCGTGGCGATCGCCGGCGGTCGCTATGCCTGGATCGGAAAGATTCTCCGCGCGGCGGTTAAAAAACCCCGCGCCGGTCAGATCACCTTGACGGAAAAGATGGACCGCCTGGCCATTCACCCGGTTGGAGGGTTTCTCATCCTGCTGGGAATTCTGGGCGCCGCGTTCGGCCTCACCTTCAGCATCGGCGTCCCGCTGCAGGAGGCACTCGACTTGCACATCGTGCAAGCCGTCTCCGATTGGGCGCACACCGCCCTGGCGGGGGCGCCGTGGTGGTTGCGGGGCTTGCTGGTGGACGGCGCCTGGGCCGGCGCGGGGATGGTGCTGACGTTTGCCCCGGTGCTGGCGGTCTTCTTTGCCATCCTCGGATTCTTGGAAGACACCGGCTACATGGCGCGCGCCGCCTATGTGACCGACCGGTTCATGCACGCGATGGGCCTGCACGGGAAATCCTTCCTGCCGTTGTGCCTCAGCCTGGGATGCAACGTGCCGGGCGTGCTGTGTGCGCGGATCATCGATTCCCACCGGGCGCGGATCCTGACCATCCTGCTCGTACCCTTCGTCCCCTGCACGGCGCGGTTGGCCGTCCTGGCGGTCCTGGCGCCGCTCTTTTTCGGAGAGTCGGCGGTGTGGGCCGCCCTGGCGGTTCTGGGCATCAATCTCGCCGTGCTGATCGGGACCGGCTACGCGTTGCACAAGTTGGTGCTGGGCGGGGAGCATACGGCCTTCATTATGGAACTGCCCCTGTACCACTGGCCCAACAGCCGGACGATCGGACTCTACATTTGGCAGCATCTGCGGGAGTTCTTGGCCAAAGCCGGAACCGTGATTGTCGCCGTCTCGATGATCATCTGGGGGATCTCCTACCTTCCCGGCGGGGATTTTCAAAGCGGGTACCTGTCCACCTTCGGGGAATGGCTGACGCCGGTCGGCCGCCTAATGGGATTGGAATGGCGGATGGTGGTGGCCTTGCTCACCAGCGTGGTTGCCAAGGAAAACACCCTTGCCGCGCTGAGCGTGCTGTATCAAATTCATGACACGACGGGCGGATTGTCGGCGGCCCTCTCCGGAGCCATCACTCCCGCTGCCGGGTTGGCCTTCCTGGTCGTCCAAATGACGTTCATCCCCTGCATCGCCACGCTGGCCGCGATCAAGCAGGAAACCCGCTCCTGGAAGTGGACCTTCTTCAGCGTCGCGTTGATGACGATCGTATCGCTGGTGGCCGGCGCCTTGGTGTACCGCATCGGATTGCTCTTCTGA
- the amrS gene encoding AmmeMemoRadiSam system radical SAM enzyme yields MKKPLLDDPPKEAMLYDKLPGGKVRCRLCAHRCIIPDGGKGICQVRENRGGVLYTLAYGKTIAQHVDPIEKKPLFHFHPGTTAYSVAAPGCNFRCSWCQNWEISQMPRERHLLLGELAAPDEIVAAARRAGSRSIAYTYTEPTVFSEYALDTARIAHSSGLANLFITNGYMTEEMLEQSAPFLDAANVDLKAFREKTYQQYVGAKLAPVLESLKTIRRLGIWLEVTTLVIPGINDDPAELKDAAGFIAQELGPDTPWHISRFFPAYRMNDRPPTPLEKLEEAREIGRAAGLHYVYLGNAADGEDTLCPHCGRAVIRRIGNRILDCGVTGDDRCPACGTGIAGVGLGNPSAG; encoded by the coding sequence ATGAAAAAGCCGCTACTGGACGATCCGCCCAAGGAAGCGATGCTATACGACAAGCTGCCCGGGGGAAAAGTGCGCTGCCGCTTGTGCGCGCATCGCTGCATCATCCCCGACGGCGGGAAAGGCATCTGCCAAGTCCGGGAAAACCGCGGAGGGGTGCTGTATACGCTCGCTTACGGGAAGACCATCGCGCAGCATGTCGATCCCATCGAGAAGAAGCCGCTCTTTCACTTCCATCCCGGCACGACCGCCTACTCCGTGGCCGCGCCGGGCTGCAACTTCCGCTGTAGCTGGTGCCAGAACTGGGAGATCTCCCAGATGCCGCGGGAACGGCATCTTCTCCTGGGTGAGCTTGCCGCGCCGGACGAGATCGTCGCCGCCGCCCGCAGAGCCGGATCACGGAGCATCGCCTATACGTACACCGAGCCGACGGTCTTTTCCGAGTACGCCCTCGACACCGCGCGCATTGCGCACAGCAGCGGGCTGGCCAATCTGTTCATCACCAACGGGTACATGACGGAGGAAATGCTCGAACAATCCGCTCCGTTTTTGGATGCCGCCAATGTGGACCTGAAGGCCTTCCGGGAGAAAACCTATCAACAGTATGTCGGCGCGAAGCTCGCTCCCGTTTTGGAAAGCTTAAAAACCATCCGGCGTCTGGGCATCTGGCTGGAAGTAACCACCCTGGTGATCCCCGGGATCAACGACGATCCGGCGGAATTGAAGGACGCGGCGGGTTTCATCGCGCAGGAATTGGGCCCGGATACGCCCTGGCACATCAGCCGCTTCTTTCCCGCCTACCGGATGAACGATCGGCCGCCGACACCCCTCGAAAAACTGGAAGAGGCTCGGGAGATCGGGCGAGCGGCCGGTTTGCATTACGTCTACCTGGGCAATGCGGCCGACGGCGAAGACACCCTCTGCCCACACTGCGGCCGTGCGGTGATCCGGCGCATCGGGAACCGGATCCTGGATTGCGGCGTTACAGGGGACGATCGGTGCCCCGCTTGCGGGACCGGCATCGCGGGCGTCGGACTGGGGAACCCCTCCGCCGGGTAG
- a CDS encoding metal-dependent transcriptional regulator: MILDAADRGGFSPTIQNYLKTIYWQTREGRPTSTLSLAEALGIRPASVTNMLQSLADKKPGLIRYRKHRGVTLTPKGEKAALQVIRRHRLIEQFLFQILRYPLEKVHPEAEELEHAVSPFFIEQIVRLMQDPNFDPHGHPIPDWNLTLHDPRNLIPLSGLRPGQSGVVRQIVHGDQKALAALNAIGLQPGSTILVTDRNPADGALQIQLLESGQGMALSAATGESIQVDAVEG, from the coding sequence ATGATCTTGGACGCTGCCGACAGGGGCGGGTTCAGCCCCACCATCCAGAATTATCTGAAAACCATTTATTGGCAGACACGGGAGGGACGGCCCACCAGCACCCTGTCGCTGGCGGAAGCCCTGGGGATCCGGCCGGCCTCGGTGACCAACATGCTGCAAAGCCTAGCGGACAAAAAGCCGGGTTTGATCCGGTATCGAAAGCATCGTGGTGTGACACTCACTCCGAAGGGCGAAAAGGCCGCCTTGCAGGTTATCCGGCGTCACCGTCTGATCGAGCAATTCCTTTTCCAAATCCTTCGCTACCCCTTGGAGAAAGTGCACCCGGAGGCCGAGGAGTTGGAACATGCCGTCTCGCCGTTTTTTATCGAGCAGATCGTTCGGTTGATGCAGGACCCGAATTTCGATCCGCACGGCCATCCGATACCGGATTGGAATTTGACGCTGCATGACCCGCGGAATCTGATCCCGCTTTCCGGCCTCCGTCCCGGACAAAGCGGCGTGGTCCGTCAGATTGTCCATGGCGATCAGAAGGCTTTGGCTGCCCTGAACGCCATCGGACTTCAACCGGGGTCGACCATCCTTGTGACGGATCGGAATCCGGCGGACGGAGCTTTGCAAATCCAACTGCTGGAAAGCGGTCAGGGGATGGCGCTCAGCGCGGCGACGGGGGAAAGCATACAGGTTGATGCGGTGGAGGGGTAG
- a CDS encoding ferrous iron transporter B: protein MADTITPQDILERAEGLRATLASGFRDEMVKSLYAEVERITKRAVRIDAQGRSDLDQRIDRIVTSPVWGLPIMLLLLAAVFWVTIVGANVPSAMLADAFFYLEEKAAALFTGWGFPWWLVGFLWHGVYRGLAWVVSVMLPPMAIFFPLFTILEDLGYLPRVAFNLDWLFKRVGAHGKQSLTMAMGFGCNAAGVIAARVIESPRERLIAILTNNFVPCNGRFPTLILLATLFVAPAFPAGLASFAATGTVLGVVLIGVLVTLLVSWALSRTVLQGEASAFTLELPSYRRPNIGRILYTSLIDRTVFVLWRAILTAAPAGAVIWILGNIPVGGQTLAQEIAAFLNPFGLLLGLDGVILLAYIIAIPANEIVVPTIMMVYMGVGMMTDPPDLESLHTLLVDGHGWTMLTAVNLMLFSLLHNPCATTILTIYKETKSYRWTFLSVVITLGLAFLATFTTASVVRLLGGG from the coding sequence ATGGCCGATACCATCACTCCGCAAGACATTCTGGAACGCGCGGAAGGCCTGCGGGCGACACTGGCCAGCGGGTTCCGTGATGAAATGGTGAAATCTTTGTACGCCGAAGTGGAACGCATCACGAAGCGGGCGGTGCGGATCGATGCGCAGGGCCGTTCCGATCTGGACCAGCGCATCGATCGGATTGTCACGTCGCCGGTCTGGGGGCTGCCGATCATGCTGTTGCTGTTGGCGGCTGTGTTCTGGGTGACCATCGTCGGGGCGAATGTCCCTTCGGCCATGCTGGCGGATGCGTTCTTCTACCTTGAAGAGAAAGCGGCGGCGCTGTTCACCGGGTGGGGATTCCCCTGGTGGCTGGTCGGGTTTCTCTGGCATGGCGTGTACCGCGGCTTGGCGTGGGTGGTGTCGGTGATGTTGCCCCCGATGGCGATTTTCTTCCCCCTGTTCACCATTTTGGAAGACCTGGGGTATCTGCCGAGGGTGGCGTTTAATTTGGACTGGCTGTTTAAGCGGGTGGGGGCGCACGGCAAACAATCCCTGACTATGGCCATGGGCTTCGGCTGCAACGCGGCGGGTGTGATCGCCGCCCGGGTGATCGAATCTCCGCGGGAGCGCCTGATCGCCATTTTGACCAACAATTTTGTGCCCTGCAACGGACGCTTCCCGACCCTGATCCTACTTGCCACGTTGTTTGTGGCCCCTGCTTTTCCGGCCGGCCTGGCTTCGTTTGCCGCGACCGGCACGGTGCTCGGGGTGGTGCTGATCGGGGTTTTGGTGACGCTCTTGGTCTCCTGGGCCCTCTCGCGCACCGTGTTGCAAGGCGAGGCTTCGGCGTTCACCCTGGAATTGCCCTCCTACCGGCGTCCCAATATCGGCCGGATCCTCTACACGTCCTTGATCGACCGCACGGTGTTTGTGTTGTGGCGGGCGATTCTCACGGCGGCTCCGGCCGGCGCGGTGATTTGGATCCTGGGCAATATTCCGGTTGGCGGCCAAACCTTGGCGCAGGAGATAGCCGCTTTTTTGAATCCCTTCGGCCTTCTCCTGGGCCTCGACGGCGTGATCCTTCTGGCCTATATCATCGCCATTCCGGCCAATGAGATCGTCGTGCCGACGATCATGATGGTGTATATGGGCGTGGGCATGATGACGGATCCGCCGGACCTGGAATCGCTGCACACGCTCCTGGTGGACGGCCACGGGTGGACCATGCTGACGGCCGTCAACCTGATGCTGTTCTCGCTGTTGCACAACCCATGCGCCACCACCATCCTGACGATTTATAAGGAAACCAAAAGCTATCGATGGACTTTCCTGAGCGTCGTGATTACTCTCGGGTTGGCTTTCTTGGCCACCTTTACGACTGCATCGGTGGTGCGCTTGCTTGGAGGGGGATGA
- a CDS encoding 50S ribosome-binding GTPase: protein MKQMGLTLEKFDKVVALAGNPNTGKSTVFNRLTGLNQHTGNWPGKTVSRAEGGFLYEGVRYKLVDLPGTYSLLSASQDEEIARNFILFGQPDCVVVVSDATALERNLNLALQVMEITDRVVIAVNLMDEAERKGIRVDTRSLSRDLGVPAVPLVARTGQGIPELLTATHAVASGRLRTKPLRVEGTPGVRRAVSLLSRQIQSLYPDLPNARWLAIRLLDGDALIQQAIRDGELDEFVHAAGRVDEGAGVVSAEGNA, encoded by the coding sequence ATGAAACAGATGGGTTTGACCTTGGAAAAATTCGACAAGGTGGTGGCGTTGGCCGGCAACCCCAACACCGGCAAATCCACGGTCTTTAACCGGTTGACCGGCCTGAACCAGCATACGGGAAACTGGCCGGGGAAAACCGTCTCCCGGGCCGAAGGCGGCTTCCTGTACGAAGGCGTCCGCTACAAATTGGTCGATTTACCCGGCACGTACTCCCTGCTGTCCGCGTCGCAAGACGAAGAAATCGCGCGCAATTTCATCCTTTTCGGACAACCGGATTGCGTGGTGGTGGTTTCGGATGCCACCGCGTTGGAACGGAACCTGAACCTTGCGCTGCAAGTTATGGAGATCACGGACCGTGTCGTGATCGCGGTCAATCTCATGGATGAGGCGGAACGGAAGGGAATTCGTGTGGATACCCGGAGCCTTTCGCGCGATCTGGGCGTTCCGGCGGTTCCTCTCGTGGCGCGCACCGGCCAGGGGATACCCGAACTGCTGACGGCGACCCATGCGGTGGCCTCCGGACGCTTGCGGACCAAACCGTTACGGGTGGAAGGGACACCGGGAGTGCGGCGCGCGGTTTCCCTTCTGAGCCGGCAAATTCAATCGCTGTATCCGGATCTCCCCAATGCGCGATGGCTTGCGATCCGCCTGTTGGACGGCGATGCCCTGATACAGCAGGCGATTCGAGACGGGGAGTTGGACGAATTCGTTCACGCGGCGGGCCGGGTTGACGAGGGCGCCGGCGTGGTTTCCGCCGAAGGGAACGCCTAG
- a CDS encoding metal-dependent transcriptional regulator, which produces MESGIRLVIWVSGIVIAAAGAWYIVTRMRRSWVVQTRENRRRRVEDALKLVFNLQHEGLPVDQYRLAVELDLTIEAIRELIRRLETLKLIRTDDTRVVLTKEGQRWALQVIRAHRLWEKYLADEARMPLQRIHTAAHRREHRLSVEEVDQLDAALGHPALDPHGDPIPSATGKLRNTKTRYPLVRLKAGQRGKIVHLEDEPPLVYAQLLAEGLFVGQKIRLVEKSPHRIVFTSGATRHSLARPIAENICVQIEGPAAQPALSGVSLSHLGHEVKAEIVAIDDRCQGLTRRRFLDLGLTPGTVIYPELENAFRDPRAYRVRGTLIALRSDQAAMIRVRPVPVVP; this is translated from the coding sequence ATGGAATCTGGTATCCGTTTGGTCATCTGGGTATCCGGGATCGTCATCGCTGCGGCAGGGGCATGGTACATCGTCACGCGCATGCGCCGAAGTTGGGTTGTCCAAACCCGGGAGAATCGGCGCAGGCGGGTGGAAGATGCCCTGAAGCTGGTTTTTAATTTGCAGCATGAGGGGCTGCCCGTCGATCAATACCGCTTGGCCGTTGAGCTGGATCTCACGATCGAGGCGATTCGGGAGTTGATCAGACGTCTGGAAACCCTGAAGCTGATTCGGACGGATGATACTCGCGTCGTTCTCACGAAGGAAGGGCAGCGGTGGGCCTTGCAGGTGATCCGGGCCCACCGGTTATGGGAGAAGTATCTGGCGGATGAAGCGCGCATGCCCCTGCAGCGGATCCATACCGCCGCCCATCGTCGGGAACACCGATTAAGCGTGGAAGAGGTGGATCAATTGGACGCCGCCTTGGGGCACCCGGCGTTGGATCCGCACGGAGATCCGATCCCCAGTGCGACCGGAAAACTGCGCAATACCAAAACCCGATATCCGCTGGTCCGCTTGAAGGCCGGGCAACGCGGAAAAATCGTCCATCTGGAGGACGAGCCTCCGCTGGTGTATGCCCAGTTGTTGGCCGAGGGATTGTTCGTCGGCCAAAAAATCCGCTTGGTGGAAAAAAGCCCGCACCGCATTGTGTTTACCAGCGGCGCTACACGGCACAGTCTCGCCCGGCCCATCGCGGAAAATATCTGCGTGCAGATCGAAGGGCCCGCGGCGCAGCCTGCTCTTTCCGGAGTCTCGCTTTCCCATCTTGGCCATGAAGTCAAGGCGGAGATCGTCGCCATTGATGACCGCTGTCAGGGCTTGACGCGCCGCCGGTTTTTGGACCTGGGCTTGACTCCGGGAACGGTGATTTATCCCGAATTGGAAAACGCTTTCCGGGATCCCCGCGCCTACCGCGTGCGGGGAACCTTGATCGCGTTGCGCAGCGATCAGGCGGCGATGATCCGGGTTCGTCCGGTCCCGGTCGTACCCTAG